A window of Phenylobacterium sp. NIBR 498073 genomic DNA:
AGGGCCATCCGGCGCCGGTCGCCTTCCGCGGCAACGCGATCGTCAGCTACCTCGATCCGGACGAACAGGCCGAGCTGGAAGAAAACGCCATGCTCGTGCAGGAGGCGTCCAAGCCGTTCGATCCAAAGGCGTTCCTTGAAGGCCACATGACCCCGGTGTTCTTCGGTTCGGCCCTGCGCCACTTCGGCGTCGACCAACTGCTGGCCGGGCTGGGCGCCTATGCGCCGCCGCCGAAGGCCGTCGCGGCCGTGCGCGGGGGCGAGCCGACCCATGTCGCCCCGGGCGACAAGGAGGTCACCGGCTTCGTGTTCAAGGTCCAGGCGAACATGGACCCCAACCACCGCGACCGGATCGCCTTCCTGCGGTTGACCTCGGGCAAGTTCCAACGCGGCATGAAGCTCAAGGTGCAGAACACCGGCCGCCAGCTGTCGGTCAACGCGCCGATCATGTTCTTCGCCTCGGACCGCGAGCTGGCCGAAGAGGCCTATGCCGGCGACGTCATCGGCATTCCGAACCACGGCGTCCTGCGGGTCGGCGACAGCCTGTCGGAAACGGGCACGCTGCGCTTTGCGGGCCTGCCGAACTTCGCGCCTGAAATCCTGCAGCGCGTTCGAGTCAAGGATCCGCTGAAGGCCAAGCACCTGAAGAAGGCGCTGGAAGGTCTGGCCGAGGAGGGCGTCACCCAGCTGTTCCGGCCGGTGATCGGGGCGGACTTCATCGTCGGGGCTGTCGGCCAGCTGCAGTTCGAGGTCATGGCCGACCGCCTAGCCAACGAGTACCAGCTGGAGGTGATCTTCGAGGGCTCGCCCTATGCCGAAGCGCGTTGGCTGTCGGGCGACAAGGCCGACGTCGAAGATTTCGCCAACAAGCACAAGGGCGCCATGGCGAGCGACATCGACGACCAGCCGGTGTTCCTGGCCAAGTCCGCTTGGGAAATCGGCTATGTCGGCGAACGTTTCTCGAAGATCGGCTTCGAGCGTTCCAAGGAACGTGCTTAACAGCCGTTAAGCAAATTCGGCGCCAGAGCGCGGCTGGCGCCGAACACATTTTATTTAGTTATTGTTAACTATAACTCGCGCGTTAACCACTTGTTTACGATCTCGGCTCCGGCTTTGCTGTCTCCGGTCTGAACCTTCCGTAGGCGTCCCGTGTTGAGACGTCGCGAGGTGATCGGAGCCTTCGCATGTTCGAGTTCGGTCGAGAGCTGAAGCGTCTGTTCGGCGCAGATGCGGTGAACGCCCCCCGCGACGGACTGACCGGCGGCGACGCATCGCTGCTGGAGATGCTCGACTTGCGGATGATCGCCGAGGAGGGCCGAGCCGCGGACATCGCCGCCGGCCGGGTCGGCGCCAAGGACAAAGCCCAGCGCCGCCTGGAGAGCGCCATCGTCTGGCGTGAGGTCGCTCGTCGCTCGGGCGACGCCGCAGTCCTGCGCAAGGCCGCGGCGACGGCCGAGGCGGCGGCCGAGGCCTTCGACCGCGAGCGCCGGCCCGACGGCTGGGCCCGCGCCCGCTGCGAGCAGGCGTTCTGCGCCATGCTGGGGGCCGAACTGTTCGGCGACGACGGTCTCAACGCCGCGGCGGACGTGGCTTTCCGCGAGGCTCGCGCCGCGGCCCGTGGGGGCCTCTCGCTGCCGCTGGCCGATATCGGCATCGCAGCCATCGAGGCGCGCGAGCAGATGGCGAGGGGGGACGCCCGCGCCGCCCGCGCGGTGGCCATGCGCTTCGCCGCCCCGATCGCCGGCCTTGAAAGCCTGACCAAGCGGTGCAGGGCCGCGCGGCTGCTGGCCGTCGAAGCGCGGCTGGTGCTGGCCGACATTCTGATCGGCTGGGGGGCGCGGCTGCGCGATGACGATGTCCTGGCGGCCGGCCGCGAGCAGGCCGAACGCGCCGCCGAGGGGCTGGATCCGGCCTACGAACCGCTGAGCTGGGCCCGCGCCGCGTCGCTGCGCGGCCACGCCATGGCGCTGCAGGGCGAGAGCGCCGGGGAGGTCGAGGTGCTGGCCCAGGCGGTCAGCGCCCTGGCCGACGTCGCGGGCGAGCTTTCGCGCGACCACAGTCCGCTCGATTGGGCCCGCGTGCAGACGGCCCTGGCCCAGGGCCTGCAGGCGTTGGGCGAGGCGGGCGCCTCGGAACGCGCCTACGAGCAGGCGGTCACCTGCTACGACCGCGCCGCCCATGTGCTGAAGAGCGCGCCCGGCCTGTCGCTGCGGGCGTTCGGGGCCTCGAATCGGGCGCTTTGCCTGGCGCGCTCGGCCGAGCTGTCGGGCGACCTGACCGTGCTCGACGCGGCTGAAGCCGCCTTCAAGATCGAACTGGCGGCGATCTCGGCCAAGCGCGAGCCGGCCGCGTGGGCGCTGCTGCAGGTCAATCTGGCCCGCCTCTATGAAGCGCGCATGGACATCACCGGCGTCGACCGCGGCGAGCGGGCGAGCGCGGCCTTTGCGCTCAACGCCGCCCTGGACGTGTTCGGGGAACTCGGCCTGCGCTCGCTGAGCATCATCGCCGCCGACGCGCTGGAGCGGTTGGCCAGCGCGGGCGCTTCTGCGCGCTCCGCTTCATAGCGAGGCCTGTACAACTCTTGGTCGGCTATGCCACCGTCGCGCAACGACGGGGGGAGCCATGGGCTCGAGATCGCTTGCGATAGCGCTTTGCCTGCTAACGGCGGGGGCGGCCTGGGCCGAGGAGGGCGAAAAGCTTGATGTCCGCCCCAATTGGCTGCAGCGCCCGAGTGAGCGGGACATCATGGCGGTGTGGCCGAGGGAGGCCTGGGCCAAGGGCCTGGGCGGGCGCGTAACCCTGAGATGCCGGGTCAGCCTGCGCGGGACGCTGACCGATTGCACGGTCGCCGCAGAGGAACCCGAGGGTGCCGGATTCGGGGAGGCCGCCCTGGCCCTGGTGCCGCAGTTCCTGCTGAAGCCGGGGCTGCGTGACGGCAAGCCCGTCGAAAGCGACATCGGCATTCCCATCAGGTTCGCGACCCCCGATCTGCCGACCGGCACCTATATTCCCGGCGCCGGGACCGTGGGCGGCAAGACCAGTCTCAGCAACATCGTCTGGCTGGAAGCGCCGGCCTATGACGAGGTCGTGGCGGCCTATCCCCGCAAGGCCCGCGAGAAACGCCAGGACGGCCGCGTCGCGCTCAACTGCCAGTTCAAGGCGGACGGCAGGCTCGGCTACTGCCAGACGATCCAGGAGGAGCCGAGCGGCTATGGACTCGCCGCCGCGGCGAAGACGCTGACGCCACGCTTTCTCGGGCCAGATCAGCTGCCGAACGGAGACAGCACCAAGGGTATGGTCGCTCAGATCGCCTTTGTGTTCGACAGCGACATGCTCGACGCCGACAAGCGGGTCGTCGGCAAGCCGTCCTGGGCCAGGCTGCCGACCGGAGCCGAGGTCGTGGCGGGTTATCCCGCGGCTGCCGCGAAGGCCGGCGTCCGGGGCGCGCGGGTCGTGGTCGGTTGCACGGTTGCGGCCCAGGGCCGGCTTGGGACGTGCGCGGTCGAAAGCGAGGACCCGACCGGCTACGGCTTCGGTGCGGCGGCCCTGACGCTTGCTCGCTCGTTCCAGGTCAAGCCGTGGAGCGACGAAGGTCTGCCGATGATCGGCGCGAAGCTTCGTGTTCCGATCCGGTTTCAGCTTCCGGACGCGCCGCCAGCCCCCTAAGCGGCGGCCATGTCGCCGGCCTTGCGGCGCATCCGCCAGAAGCGGATCGTGCGCTGGGCGGCTTCGCGGGGCAGGTTCTCGTAGAGCTCGCCATACTCGCGCGCGCGGCCCATGGCGTTGGCGTCGCGGTCGAGGATCAGCACCGCGAAGGTCAGGTAGAGCGAGCGCTCGAACCCGGCCGCCTTGCAGACGATCGACAGGGCGTCGAGTTCGCGACGCTCCAGGATCCGGCGGGCGGTGTGGAAGTCGATGTCGGCCAGTTCGCTCAGCGCGACCAGGAACTTGGTGGTCTCGCGTGCGCGCAGGAAGCCGGCCAGCACCTGGGGCGTGATTGCGCCGCGCAGGCGCAGCACGCGGATCTGCTTTTCGGCCTCGGCGTAGTCGGAGGGCAGGGCCCCGTCGCGGAACGCCAGCTGCTTGCGGCCGGCGGCCAGGGCGGCGTCCAGCTCGGCCGGGTCGACCGCCTCGTTGCGGGCCAGGATCTCGCCGCGCAGCCGCGCCTCGACCACGAAATACATCTCGTTCAGCAGGTCGACAGGCAGCGACTTGCGGGTGACCACCGCCTCGTGCAGCGCCGGGTTCTCGACCGCGCGGTCGACGACCATCTCCTGCACCTCGCGCGACATCGCCGCGCCCTCGTTGGCCAGCAGCACGCCCAGGGTGGCGTCGTCGCCGCGCTCGACGATGGCTTCGGACACCGCCTCGGAGACTACCGGTCGCTGCGAGATGGCGCGCAGGTGGTCCTGGCCGCGGGTGCGGGCCACCGAGAGCAGGTCGTCGTCGGTCAGCGCCCGGGAGTTCGCCAGGACGGGGCGGGCGACGTCGATGGAGACGTCGCGGGCCAGGTCGCGCAGCAGGCTCCGCGGCGGGGCTGCGGCGGTCGACATCCGCAGGGCCAGTTCCCCGCGCACGGCTTCCTCCATCTCACCAGCCAGCTGGCTGAGCACGTCGTCGAACAACTCCATCTCCTCGCCGCCGCGCACGTCGTCGCTGGAGAAGAACAGGTCGGTGACCCCGCGCAGCAGCTCGCGCCGGCGCTCGCTGGACGGCTCCTTGGCCATCTCGATCAGGTCGTGAAGCTTGCTGCGGGCCATGTAAGCGTCTTCTTCAGAAGGCGTCCGGACGGGCGTCCGGTGCGACGGTCTTGGCGCGCGGCGGCGCATCGGGCTGTTCGCGCGCGCCGGCGGTCCGGTCCGCGGCGGTCAGCGGGCGGGCGGGGCCGACGACGATGGCGAGAACGGCGCGCATGTCGCCATCGTTAACCGCAAGCCGCTTAAAGCTCGCCTAACGGCTGAGCTTAACGCCCGCGCCACCATGTCAGGCCCACTCGCTCGGCTCGGTCCAGCAGCGCATGCAGCGCCACGCCCATCAGACCCAGCACCACCAGGGCCGCGATCATCCGAGCGGTCTGCAACTTGTTGCCAGCGTCGAGGATCTGCCAGGCCAGGCCCCGAACCCCGCCGGATCCGGCCCCGAACTCGGCGACCACCGCCCCGATGATCGCCAGGCCGGCGCCGACCTTGTGGCCCTCGAGCAGGAACGGCACGGCCGACGGCAGGCGCAGCCGCATGACCCGCTGCCAGCGCCCGGCGCCGTAGAGGTCGAACAAGCGCTCCAGGTCCGGATCGGCCGCCCGCAGGCCAGTCACCGCGCCCGAGAAGATCGGGAAGAACGCCACCAGCACCGCCAGGGCGACGATGGCGCGCTGTGGATGGTCTATGCCGGCCCAGATCAGCACCAGCGGCGCGATGGCGACGACCGGCGTGACTTGCAGCACCGAGGCCAGCGGCCGCACGGCGGCCTCCAGCAGCGGGTTGAGGCCGACGATAACCGCCAGACCGACGGCGATCAGGCTGGCCACGACCAGGGCGATAAGCGCGGTCGAAAGTGTGATCCAGGCCGCTGCGGCCAGGCTGGGCAGGTTCTCGACCAGCGCGACCGCCACGCCGGACGGCGGCGGCAGGAAGTAGGCGGGGACGCCCAGGGTGCGCACGGCGATCTCCCAGGCCGCCAACAGCAGGGCGACCAAGGCCAGGGGGGCGAGGATGCGGCTCATCGGGCGGCCTCCATCCCCTGGGCCAGCAGGCTCGACACCTGCTCGACTGCCGCGCGAAAGACTTCCGAGGTGCGGAACCCTGGCGAGCGCGGCAAGGGGGCATCGATGCGGGCGACGCCGGCCAGACGTCCGGGGCCGCGGGTCAGCACCGCGACGCGGTCGGCCATGTAGACCGCTTCCTCGACATTGTGGGTCACGAAGACGATGGCCGGGCGCGAGGCGTCCCACAGGGCCAGCACGTCGTCGGCCAGGGTGCGGCGGGTGATCTCGTCCAGCGCCGCGAAGGGTTCGTCCAGCAGCAGCAGGCGTGGCTCGGTGACCATGGCGCGGGCCAGGGAGGCGCGCATCGCCATGCCGCCCGACAGCGTCGCGGGGCGCGCGTTCTCGGCGCCGGCCAGGCCGACGCGGACCAGCGCCTCGCGGGCGCGCCGCCGGGCTTCCTCGGTGGGCGTCCCGCCGAGCTCGAGCGGTAGGGCGACATTGGCCTGCGCCGTCAGCCAGGGGGCGAGGGTCGGGGCCTGGAACACGACTGCGGTCTCGCCGCGGCCGGGCTTTCGTTCGAGGGTTCCGCGGGTCGGCGCCTCCAGCCCGGCCAGCAGCCGCAGGGCCGTGGACTTGCCGCAGCCCGACGGCCCGACCAGCGCCAGGATTTCACCGGCCTCGACGCCCAGGTCGATCGGCCCCAGCGCGCGGCCGCGCCCCGGATAGTCGACCTCGACGTCATTCAGCGCCGCGAGGGTCACTTCGCCGCCGGCGCCACGAACTGCAGCGTGTAGGCGCTCTTGTAGTCCATGTCCTTGGGGTAAACGCCCTGACTGGACGCGACGTTGAAGAACTCGGCCCAGCGGGCGTCGGTCATCACGCCGACGCCGGCGGTCTGGGCGTCGCCCGAGTCGACGATGCCGTACGACTTCAGCTTCTCGCGGGCCTGGTCGAGGACGTCCTGGGTCATTTCCGGGTTGTCCTTGCGGATCAGCGCGTCGCCGGGCGCAGCGTCGCCGTGGAGATAGCTCTTCCAGCCGGCGGCCGAGGCCTCGACGAAGGCCTTCACGGCGGCGGGGTTCTTGGCGATCAGGCTGTCGGGAACCAGGACCATGGTCGCGTAACCGGGATAACCCTCGTCGGCGAGCAGGAACACCTTGGGTTTCAGGCCGGCCTGCTTCTCGATGGTGTAGGGCTCGGAGGTCACATAGCCCTGCTGGACGACGCGCTTGTCGGCGAGGAACGGCGCGGCGTTGAAGGTGTACTTGCGCACCTGGTCGTCGGTGAACCCGTACTTCGACTTCAGCCACACCCAGAAGGCGGTGACCGAGGCGTCGGACAGCAGGATCGGGCGGCCCTTCAGGTCGGCGATCTTCTCTAGGCCCTGGTCGGGGTGCGCGATCAGGACCTGCGGGTCCTTCTGCATCATCGCGGCCACCGCCTTCACCGGGATCTTCTCCTTGGCGAGGTTCATGACGATGAAGCTGTTGGAGCCCATGCCCGCCTCGACTGCGCCGGAGGCCAGCAGCTGCGGCACGTTCACGCCGGGGCCGCCTTGCACGATCTGCACGTCCAGGCCGCGCTTGGCGTATTCGCCGGTGGCCAGCGCCTGGTAGAAGCCACCCTGTTCGGCCTGGGCGCGCCAGTCGGTGGCGAAGCGGATGGTGGTGCGTCCGTCGGGGGCCTTGGCGGCCTCGTCCTTCTGGCTCGGAGAGCAGGCGCAGGCGAGGGCCGCGAGCGCGACGGCGGCGAGACGCAGGAGTTTCATCGAGTTCCCCAACTTTCAGCGCGGCGAGCCTAAGCGCAGGCGCGCGCCGTTCCAAGGCCGGCGGAGCTGAAAATCAGGCCGCGGCTACGCCCCCGGGCTCCCCGAGCCAGCGGGTCAGGACGTCGTGCAGGGCCTGGATCTGGATCGGCTTGCCGACCGCAGCGTTCATACCGGCGCGCAGGCAGGCGGCCTCCATCTCCGGCATGACGTCGGCGCTCATGGCGATGATCGGCACCGCGGCGCAGACGCCGCCCAGGGCGCGGATGGCGCGCGTCGCCTCCAGCCCGTCCATGCGCGGCATGTGGACGTCCATCAGGATCAGGTCGCAACCGCTGGTCTGGGCGGCGGCCACCGCCTCTTCGCCGTTTTCCGCCAGGATCACCTCGCAGCCCAGCAGGCTCAACACGGTAGCCCCGAGCTCGCGATTCATCGGATGGTCGTCCACCAGCAGCACGCGGGCCGCCAGCGGAGCGGCGGCTTCGGGGGAGGCGGCCTCGCGAACCGGTCCAGCGGCGCGGCGGGCCGGGATCTCAAACCAGAAGGTCGCCCCGGCGCCCGGCTTGCTCTCGACCCCGATCTTGCCGCCCATCAGCTCGGTCAGACCCCGGCAGATGGCCAAGCCCAGTCCAGTGCCGCCATGGGTTCGGCTGACCGAGGAGTCGCCCTGGCTGAACCGCTTGAACAGCCGCGCGGCCTGCTCGGAGGGGACGCCCGGCCCCGTGTCGGTGACGCGGAAGCGCAGCAGCACGCCGTCCGGCTCCTCGATGGCCTGCAGGTCGAGGCGCACCCGACCATGGTCGGTGAACTTGATGGCGTTGGAGAGCAGGTTGAGCAGGATCTGCCGTACCCGCAGGTCGTCCAGCATCACCGGCGCCTCGACCGGGCCGATGAAGCCGAGCTGCAGATCCAGACCCTTGCGGCGGGCGGCCTCGGCGACGATGGCCATGGCGTCTTGCGCGACGTTGCGTGGATTGATCGGCGCGGGGGAAAGCTCGACCTCGCCGGCCTCGACCTTCGAGAAGTCCAGGATGTCGTTGACCACGGTCAGCAGCGAGGCGCCGGCTCGGTCGATCAGCGCCAGCTGCCGCCGCGCGGGCTCGGGC
This region includes:
- a CDS encoding peptide chain release factor 3 — encoded protein: MSTSPAAEAARRRTFAIISHPDAGKTTLTENLLLAGGAIRAAGAVRARGENRRTRSDWMKIERERGISVSASVMTFDHDGLMFNLLDTPGHEDFSEDTYRTLTAADAAVMVLDAAKGIEPQTLKLFEVCRLRDIPIVTFINKMDREAQDPIELLDEIASKLALDPAPLFWPAGSGGRFKGMLDLRNEQFVPFAKKGADSEEGHPAPVAFRGNAIVSYLDPDEQAELEENAMLVQEASKPFDPKAFLEGHMTPVFFGSALRHFGVDQLLAGLGAYAPPPKAVAAVRGGEPTHVAPGDKEVTGFVFKVQANMDPNHRDRIAFLRLTSGKFQRGMKLKVQNTGRQLSVNAPIMFFASDRELAEEAYAGDVIGIPNHGVLRVGDSLSETGTLRFAGLPNFAPEILQRVRVKDPLKAKHLKKALEGLAEEGVTQLFRPVIGADFIVGAVGQLQFEVMADRLANEYQLEVIFEGSPYAEARWLSGDKADVEDFANKHKGAMASDIDDQPVFLAKSAWEIGYVGERFSKIGFERSKERA
- a CDS encoding TonB family protein; translated protein: MGSRSLAIALCLLTAGAAWAEEGEKLDVRPNWLQRPSERDIMAVWPREAWAKGLGGRVTLRCRVSLRGTLTDCTVAAEEPEGAGFGEAALALVPQFLLKPGLRDGKPVESDIGIPIRFATPDLPTGTYIPGAGTVGGKTSLSNIVWLEAPAYDEVVAAYPRKAREKRQDGRVALNCQFKADGRLGYCQTIQEEPSGYGLAAAAKTLTPRFLGPDQLPNGDSTKGMVAQIAFVFDSDMLDADKRVVGKPSWARLPTGAEVVAGYPAAAAKAGVRGARVVVGCTVAAQGRLGTCAVESEDPTGYGFGAAALTLARSFQVKPWSDEGLPMIGAKLRVPIRFQLPDAPPAP
- a CDS encoding DUF2336 domain-containing protein, giving the protein MARSKLHDLIEMAKEPSSERRRELLRGVTDLFFSSDDVRGGEEMELFDDVLSQLAGEMEEAVRGELALRMSTAAAPPRSLLRDLARDVSIDVARPVLANSRALTDDDLLSVARTRGQDHLRAISQRPVVSEAVSEAIVERGDDATLGVLLANEGAAMSREVQEMVVDRAVENPALHEAVVTRKSLPVDLLNEMYFVVEARLRGEILARNEAVDPAELDAALAAGRKQLAFRDGALPSDYAEAEKQIRVLRLRGAITPQVLAGFLRARETTKFLVALSELADIDFHTARRILERRELDALSIVCKAAGFERSLYLTFAVLILDRDANAMGRAREYGELYENLPREAAQRTIRFWRMRRKAGDMAAA
- a CDS encoding ABC transporter permease; the protein is MSRILAPLALVALLLAAWEIAVRTLGVPAYFLPPPSGVAVALVENLPSLAAAAWITLSTALIALVVASLIAVGLAVIVGLNPLLEAAVRPLASVLQVTPVVAIAPLVLIWAGIDHPQRAIVALAVLVAFFPIFSGAVTGLRAADPDLERLFDLYGAGRWQRVMRLRLPSAVPFLLEGHKVGAGLAIIGAVVAEFGAGSGGVRGLAWQILDAGNKLQTARMIAALVVLGLMGVALHALLDRAERVGLTWWRGR
- a CDS encoding ABC transporter ATP-binding protein produces the protein MTLAALNDVEVDYPGRGRALGPIDLGVEAGEILALVGPSGCGKSTALRLLAGLEAPTRGTLERKPGRGETAVVFQAPTLAPWLTAQANVALPLELGGTPTEEARRRAREALVRVGLAGAENARPATLSGGMAMRASLARAMVTEPRLLLLDEPFAALDEITRRTLADDVLALWDASRPAIVFVTHNVEEAVYMADRVAVLTRGPGRLAGVARIDAPLPRSPGFRTSEVFRAAVEQVSSLLAQGMEAAR
- a CDS encoding ABC transporter substrate-binding protein codes for the protein MKLLRLAAVALAALACACSPSQKDEAAKAPDGRTTIRFATDWRAQAEQGGFYQALATGEYAKRGLDVQIVQGGPGVNVPQLLASGAVEAGMGSNSFIVMNLAKEKIPVKAVAAMMQKDPQVLIAHPDQGLEKIADLKGRPILLSDASVTAFWVWLKSKYGFTDDQVRKYTFNAAPFLADKRVVQQGYVTSEPYTIEKQAGLKPKVFLLADEGYPGYATMVLVPDSLIAKNPAAVKAFVEASAAGWKSYLHGDAAPGDALIRKDNPEMTQDVLDQAREKLKSYGIVDSGDAQTAGVGVMTDARWAEFFNVASSQGVYPKDMDYKSAYTLQFVAPAAK